One genomic segment of Vagococcus intermedius includes these proteins:
- a CDS encoding ABC transporter ATP-binding protein yields the protein MSYIKLHDISKKFHEEQALGRLNLLIEEGEFVALVGPSGSGKSTMLDIICGFEQSDSGYVAIAGKDVTDLTPKERDVAMVFQNYALFPHMTVAENLAFGMKIRKIAKKERQMKVAEVANLLSLSEYLNKYPKELSGGQKQRVALGRAIVREPKLFLMDEPLSNLDTSLREQMSSEIKKLQKVLSVTTLYVTHSQDEAMLMADKIVVLNKGVIHQVGTPHQIYQQPADLFVASFIGKPKINLITGCCQNGSFSIKNHCLGKLSYPDKYEGQELIIGIRSEHIEVTTNFNECHVTINNIAYLGQETLYYLENTHGLKLTVRQINPLVQSVGDDLFIKFNLEKAVLFDKQTTKRIGED from the coding sequence ATGTCATATATAAAGTTGCATGATATTTCTAAAAAGTTTCATGAAGAGCAAGCGTTAGGAAGGTTAAACCTCCTGATTGAAGAAGGGGAATTCGTGGCACTTGTCGGTCCGAGTGGGAGTGGCAAGAGTACCATGTTAGATATTATTTGTGGGTTTGAACAAAGTGACAGTGGTTATGTGGCTATTGCGGGAAAAGATGTGACAGATTTGACACCAAAAGAACGAGACGTTGCGATGGTATTTCAAAATTATGCTTTGTTCCCCCATATGACAGTCGCTGAGAACTTAGCCTTTGGGATGAAAATTCGCAAGATAGCTAAAAAAGAGCGCCAAATGAAGGTAGCGGAAGTAGCAAATCTTTTATCTTTAAGTGAATATTTGAACAAGTATCCTAAAGAACTATCTGGAGGTCAAAAACAACGCGTAGCGTTAGGTCGTGCCATTGTAAGAGAGCCCAAGTTATTTTTAATGGATGAACCACTTTCTAATTTAGATACAAGTTTAAGAGAGCAAATGAGTAGTGAAATAAAGAAATTACAGAAAGTTCTCTCCGTCACTACCTTATATGTAACACACTCACAAGATGAAGCGATGTTAATGGCAGATAAAATTGTAGTTTTAAATAAGGGCGTTATTCATCAAGTAGGCACGCCTCATCAAATATATCAACAACCGGCGGACTTATTTGTTGCAAGTTTTATAGGCAAACCAAAGATAAATTTAATCACTGGGTGTTGTCAAAATGGGTCATTTAGTATTAAGAATCATTGCCTTGGAAAATTAAGTTATCCAGACAAATATGAAGGACAAGAACTTATCATCGGTATTCGAAGTGAACACATTGAGGTCACAACTAATTTTAACGAGTGCCATGTCACTATTAATAATATAGCTTATCTTGGCCAAGAAACGTTGTATTATTTAGAAAATACTCACGGTTTAAAATTAACGGTAAGACAAATAAATCCATTAGTCCAGTCAGTCGGAGACGACTTATTCATTAAGTTCAATCTTGAAAAAGCGGTACTTTTTGATAAACAAACAACTAAACGAATAGGAGAAGATTAG
- a CDS encoding carbohydrate ABC transporter permease — translation MLNNISLQGKRERRVIFCFLFFPVVLLCLFGIWPIVNLIYLSFTSWNGISESKEWVGFANYFKILQDPTYLTIFKTNLYYLVSGLLQMVVAMYFAIILSFKTWGQSFFRASFILPLLISGVAISMMFRLFFTGEGAFDQLLTFLGLEKFIGMWLGDPERVNYTLAGISLWRNIGRSFLLYLGAIQSIDPAYYKVAEMEGATFWHKVRYIILPNITTVLTLDFILLTIGVVSVFEMPFILMNGSNGTATVLVKTMKLAFDNKKFGMAASLSVLLTLVIALLTIIQRYVVIKRERRQL, via the coding sequence ATGCTGAATAATATTAGTTTGCAGGGGAAAAGAGAAAGACGAGTTATTTTTTGCTTTCTCTTCTTTCCAGTAGTATTGTTATGTTTATTTGGCATTTGGCCAATTGTTAATTTAATATATTTAAGTTTTACTTCGTGGAATGGCATAAGTGAATCAAAAGAATGGGTCGGGTTTGCTAATTATTTTAAAATTTTACAAGATCCAACATATTTGACTATCTTCAAAACAAACTTATATTATTTAGTATCGGGTTTGCTACAAATGGTTGTGGCTATGTATTTCGCTATTATTTTATCTTTTAAAACATGGGGTCAGTCATTTTTTAGAGCCAGCTTTATTTTACCCTTACTAATTAGTGGGGTTGCTATTTCGATGATGTTTCGTTTGTTTTTTACTGGTGAGGGTGCGTTTGACCAACTTTTAACTTTTTTGGGGTTAGAGAAATTCATTGGGATGTGGCTAGGAGATCCAGAGCGAGTCAATTACACATTAGCAGGTATATCGCTGTGGCGGAATATTGGGAGAAGTTTTCTTTTGTATTTAGGAGCTATCCAAAGTATCGATCCGGCTTATTATAAGGTAGCTGAAATGGAAGGAGCAACGTTTTGGCATAAGGTAAGGTACATTATTTTACCTAATATCACAACGGTCTTGACGTTGGATTTTATTTTATTAACAATTGGCGTTGTATCTGTTTTTGAGATGCCATTTATTTTAATGAATGGTTCAAACGGAACAGCTACTGTCTTAGTTAAGACGATGAAGTTAGCTTTTGATAATAAAAAATTTGGAATGGCAGCCAGTCTTTCAGTTTTATTAACCTTAGTTATTGCTTTGTTAACTATTATTCAACGTTATGTTGTTATTAAGAGAGAGAGGCGGCAGCTATGA
- a CDS encoding acetyl-CoA C-acetyltransferase — MREVVIVGAARTPIGKFKGAFKDTSAVALGTIAVKEALQRADLSPTKVDQVILGNVLQAGNGQNPARQVAIHAGIPQTTPAMTINEVCGSGLKTVILGKQAIQLGISDTVVVGGIENMSQSPLLHHRMGKDQAFDENLLVDSMILDGLTDAFSHQHMGTTAEAVAEKYQISREDQDTYANKSQLKAYHAQQAGYFDEEIVAVTTPDGLVVTQDEGIRGSSTLEKLATLKTVFQKDGSVTAGNASTINDGASALVLMAKEVAEKRGIPYQAIVGEYTEIGNDPNYMGYAPYYAIKDLLAKMTLKTTDIDLFEINEAFASQSLAIVKDLDLPPERVNINGGAIALGHPLGASGARILTTLLYSLEREHKKQGIASLCVGGGIGLALAISRPE; from the coding sequence ATGAGAGAAGTCGTTATTGTTGGTGCAGCCAGAACACCTATCGGTAAATTTAAAGGCGCATTTAAAGATACTTCTGCTGTAGCACTAGGGACGATTGCGGTTAAAGAAGCCCTACAACGTGCAGACCTATCCCCTACCAAGGTAGATCAAGTTATTTTAGGAAATGTTTTACAAGCTGGAAATGGACAGAATCCAGCAAGACAAGTTGCGATTCATGCAGGGATTCCTCAAACGACCCCTGCCATGACGATCAATGAAGTTTGTGGCTCTGGTCTTAAAACAGTTATTTTAGGAAAGCAAGCCATCCAATTAGGGATTAGTGATACGGTTGTGGTAGGTGGGATTGAGAATATGTCCCAATCACCGTTACTGCATCATCGAATGGGAAAAGATCAAGCTTTTGATGAAAACTTATTGGTCGACTCCATGATTTTAGATGGATTAACCGATGCATTTAGCCATCAACATATGGGAACAACTGCCGAAGCCGTAGCAGAAAAATACCAAATTTCACGTGAAGATCAAGATACTTATGCTAATAAGTCACAACTTAAAGCTTATCATGCCCAACAAGCTGGCTATTTTGACGAAGAAATTGTCGCTGTTACGACACCTGATGGCTTAGTTGTCACTCAAGATGAGGGAATTCGTGGCAGTAGTACTCTTGAAAAACTAGCAACGTTAAAAACAGTCTTTCAAAAAGATGGAAGTGTCACTGCAGGCAATGCTTCCACCATTAATGACGGTGCTTCTGCCCTAGTGTTAATGGCCAAAGAAGTTGCAGAAAAAAGAGGCATTCCTTACCAAGCAATTGTTGGAGAGTATACCGAAATTGGCAATGATCCAAACTATATGGGCTATGCCCCTTATTACGCAATTAAAGACTTACTAGCAAAAATGACCTTAAAAACAACTGATATTGATCTTTTTGAAATCAATGAAGCTTTTGCCTCCCAATCACTTGCCATTGTTAAAGATCTCGATTTACCACCTGAACGTGTCAATATTAATGGGGGCGCCATTGCCCTTGGTCATCCACTAGGAGCGTCCGGTGCCCGTATCTTAACTACCTTACTTTATTCTTTAGAGCGGGAGCATAAAAAGCAAGGGATTGCCTCACTTTGTGTCGGAGGCGGCATTGGGTTAGCTTTAGCTATTTCACGTCCCGAATAA
- a CDS encoding OsmC family protein, giving the protein MKQENLVLVQGEKGMELPFETGNWVLLKGEEGYSPVETLAACVGACGAYVYQSILKNSKIDYQFEKVHVTYKRDETKKSEPLSMVSLVFDIRVAEEDQGKAERGLKMIGAHCPVMQSLDPAIEISEIVNFL; this is encoded by the coding sequence ATGAAACAAGAAAATTTAGTCTTAGTTCAAGGTGAAAAAGGCATGGAATTACCGTTTGAAACGGGCAATTGGGTATTATTGAAAGGTGAAGAAGGTTATTCACCAGTTGAGACTTTAGCAGCTTGTGTAGGAGCATGTGGTGCATATGTCTATCAGTCTATATTAAAAAATTCAAAAATTGACTATCAATTTGAAAAAGTTCATGTGACTTATAAGCGAGATGAGACTAAAAAAAGTGAACCGTTATCAATGGTATCTTTAGTGTTCGATATTCGAGTAGCTGAAGAAGATCAAGGAAAAGCAGAACGTGGTTTAAAAATGATAGGGGCACATTGTCCAGTGATGCAGTCCTTAGATCCAGCTATTGAAATTAGTGAGATCGTTAATTTTTTGTAA
- a CDS encoding ABC transporter substrate-binding protein codes for MKKILTGLFITSALLGGCAKKATEESQSEKIGGELTVVTNRTDADKLFEKIEKGFIEKYPEVKDIKWEAVADYDSNIMTRMTSDDYGDVLFVPFSMAGMPNEYPNYFESLGKVDEMTSDYLDVTEADFEDKVYGLPTALNSLGIIYNQELFDEAGIKEVPTTVPTFIEAAKKIKANTGSTPFYTNYQSVAIWAGALTSFGGEQFKSATLKEGDAFAKGQAIRQVMDLFYELASNKLIEEDPITLDSQAAQQKLAEGEIAMLMSGSQDVIPIQALAKDKKSKAIKIMNFPVETKGKTSLPLGASGVVGVSNKSANKTTARAFLDYFISGESGYAVDANGMSPVKADLTKEQQQTIEDSNVILTVATEKPEDDATYSKIAEEAGVARLTDVLQQVINIGLYPEKNEPYTDYVASLSKTWQEAAKLHAE; via the coding sequence ATGAAAAAAATTTTAACAGGATTATTTATTACCTCAGCCTTATTAGGAGGGTGTGCTAAAAAGGCGACAGAGGAAAGTCAGTCTGAAAAAATTGGAGGAGAATTGACAGTTGTCACCAATCGGACTGATGCCGATAAATTATTTGAGAAAATTGAAAAAGGTTTTATTGAAAAGTACCCTGAAGTTAAGGATATAAAATGGGAAGCAGTTGCTGATTATGATAGTAATATTATGACCAGAATGACAAGTGATGATTATGGGGATGTTTTATTTGTACCCTTTTCAATGGCAGGTATGCCAAATGAATACCCTAATTATTTTGAATCATTAGGTAAAGTAGATGAGATGACGTCAGATTATTTAGATGTGACTGAAGCTGATTTTGAAGATAAGGTATATGGTTTGCCTACAGCTCTGAATTCTTTAGGAATTATTTATAACCAAGAGTTGTTTGATGAAGCGGGTATTAAAGAGGTGCCAACAACTGTTCCAACTTTTATTGAAGCCGCTAAGAAAATTAAGGCTAATACTGGCAGTACTCCTTTTTATACAAATTATCAAAGTGTAGCTATTTGGGCAGGGGCCTTAACATCGTTTGGGGGAGAGCAATTCAAATCAGCTACCTTAAAAGAGGGGGATGCTTTTGCTAAAGGGCAAGCAATCCGTCAAGTAATGGACTTATTTTATGAGTTAGCTTCAAATAAGTTGATTGAAGAAGATCCGATAACCCTAGACTCACAAGCAGCACAACAAAAATTAGCCGAAGGTGAAATCGCAATGCTAATGAGTGGTTCGCAAGATGTCATACCGATTCAAGCATTGGCTAAAGATAAGAAATCTAAAGCTATTAAAATAATGAATTTTCCAGTTGAAACAAAAGGGAAAACAAGCTTACCTTTAGGTGCTTCAGGAGTAGTAGGAGTTAGTAATAAATCAGCTAATAAAACGACAGCCAGAGCCTTTCTAGATTACTTTATTTCAGGTGAAAGTGGCTATGCGGTGGATGCCAATGGTATGTCTCCCGTTAAGGCCGATTTGACGAAAGAACAGCAACAAACAATTGAAGACAGTAATGTTATTTTGACGGTGGCAACTGAAAAACCAGAAGATGATGCCACATATAGTAAAATTGCTGAAGAAGCGGGAGTCGCTCGCTTAACTGATGTCTTACAACAAGTCATCAATATTGGTCTATATCCAGAAAAAAATGAGCCATACACAGATTACGTTGCTTCATTAAGTAAAACATGGCAAGAGGCTGCTAAACTTCATGCTGAATAA
- a CDS encoding hydroxymethylglutaryl-CoA synthase — protein MTIGIDKLHFFTPNLYVDLVPLAEARGTDPDKYTIGIGQNKMAINPLSQDTVSIAANAALPIVSKEEAELIDMVILGTESSFDYSKSGATYIHQLLGIQPFAKAIEIKQACYGATAGLLMARDYIKSHPDRKVLVIGSDIARYGLNTAGEVTQGAGAVAMLVSSNPSILILEDDSVAMTENVFDFWRPAYSDTAIVDGKFSNDVYMSFFKNIWEEYSKRNNLTFEDFEAICFHLPYSKMGKKALLPLLESETDETSERLLANYAHSTLYTKEIGNIYTGSLYLGLCSLLDHQSNLKAGQRIGLFSYGSGAVGEFFSGRLAPNFKDALLSSEHQQLLAERTELSISDYEELFSGSLPKDGSTFILPTSTDPAPIILEKLTGHQRHYLRK, from the coding sequence ATGACTATTGGTATTGATAAACTACATTTTTTTACACCTAATCTCTATGTTGACTTAGTTCCTCTTGCAGAAGCACGTGGGACAGATCCTGATAAATATACAATTGGGATTGGACAAAATAAAATGGCAATCAATCCTTTAAGCCAAGACACAGTATCGATTGCTGCTAATGCGGCTCTTCCTATTGTGTCAAAAGAAGAGGCTGAATTAATTGATATGGTTATCTTAGGAACAGAATCATCTTTTGATTATTCAAAATCTGGTGCCACTTACATTCATCAATTATTAGGTATTCAACCATTTGCTAAAGCTATCGAAATTAAGCAAGCTTGTTATGGGGCAACTGCTGGTCTTTTAATGGCTAGAGATTATATCAAATCACATCCTGATCGTAAAGTTTTAGTAATTGGCTCTGACATTGCTCGTTATGGGTTAAACACTGCTGGTGAAGTCACACAAGGTGCCGGTGCTGTGGCTATGTTAGTTAGTTCAAATCCTAGTATTCTCATCCTCGAGGATGACTCTGTCGCTATGACGGAAAATGTATTTGACTTTTGGCGTCCCGCTTATTCAGACACAGCAATTGTAGATGGTAAGTTTTCAAATGACGTCTATATGTCTTTTTTTAAAAATATTTGGGAAGAATATTCAAAACGGAATAACTTGACTTTCGAAGACTTTGAAGCTATTTGTTTCCATCTTCCATATTCTAAAATGGGAAAAAAAGCGTTACTCCCTCTCTTAGAATCTGAAACAGATGAAACATCTGAGCGTTTATTAGCTAACTATGCTCACAGTACCCTTTATACAAAAGAAATTGGAAATATTTATACTGGTTCACTTTATTTAGGTCTATGTTCATTATTGGATCATCAATCTAATTTAAAAGCAGGACAACGGATTGGTCTATTTAGCTATGGTTCGGGTGCTGTGGGTGAATTCTTTAGTGGGAGACTTGCTCCTAACTTTAAGGATGCGCTTTTAAGTAGCGAACATCAGCAATTATTGGCTGAACGTACAGAATTAAGTATCTCTGACTATGAAGAGTTATTCAGTGGCTCATTACCAAAAGATGGCTCTACTTTTATCTTGCCTACAAGCACTGACCCTGCCCCAATCATATTAGAAAAATTAACCGGTCATCAACGTCATTACCTAAGAAAATAA
- a CDS encoding glycosyl hydrolase family 18 protein, with protein sequence MKKNFIMRSLFLLIILFGFLGVKTTAYAGQAKFKVVGYLPDYDMIHRDATINFKQLTDVNYFSVVPEATGKLKFTENGSAEQLKELVKDAHKEKVKVGVSLGGWGLSDNFAEATSDTNRKQFIASVVDFVDRYNLDTVDIDWEYPDQDKAPQFEAFVKELKKELKTKLDGTIKVSICVPTGIGSNGLPTGTWEDHFTPAALNAADWINIMSYDAQMPGFPNHSPVDLQKNALNYWNDLMGGDKMAHLVAGMPYYAKALNETVITYNSLVDVFEGVLTNDEATYMGETFYFNNKETVQTKTQDSIKLGSLGVMIWTPTQDANLGSPSRLTDVIADTIADSNKVELDKDIPVAEVAIDNVIEKVKEGKSVNKWLLVSLLMLMVISLLLFRGHLPFLLPSQIKGRKVDKINLGKLVGLILLTVSVLAFIIVVLPWYLSLLIFVGLGAGGYYILK encoded by the coding sequence ATGAAGAAAAATTTTATAATGAGAAGTTTATTCCTTCTTATCATTTTGTTTGGCTTCTTGGGAGTCAAAACAACAGCCTACGCAGGTCAAGCAAAATTTAAAGTAGTTGGCTATTTACCTGACTATGATATGATTCATCGTGATGCCACCATTAATTTTAAACAGTTAACGGATGTCAATTATTTTTCAGTAGTTCCTGAAGCGACAGGTAAATTAAAATTTACTGAAAATGGAAGTGCTGAACAATTAAAAGAACTAGTGAAAGATGCCCACAAAGAAAAAGTTAAGGTGGGTGTCAGTCTTGGCGGTTGGGGTCTTAGTGATAATTTTGCAGAAGCTACCTCCGATACAAATCGTAAACAGTTTATCGCAAGTGTGGTTGATTTTGTCGATCGTTATAATTTAGATACGGTTGATATTGATTGGGAGTATCCTGATCAAGATAAGGCACCTCAATTTGAAGCTTTTGTCAAAGAATTAAAAAAAGAATTAAAAACAAAATTAGATGGTACGATAAAGGTATCGATCTGTGTTCCCACAGGTATTGGTTCAAATGGTTTGCCAACAGGCACTTGGGAGGACCATTTTACGCCAGCGGCATTGAATGCTGCTGATTGGATTAATATCATGTCATATGATGCTCAGATGCCTGGCTTTCCGAATCATTCGCCAGTTGATTTACAAAAAAATGCTTTAAATTACTGGAATGATTTAATGGGTGGCGATAAAATGGCACATTTAGTAGCTGGGATGCCTTATTATGCTAAAGCGTTAAATGAGACAGTTATTACTTACAATAGTTTAGTTGATGTCTTCGAAGGGGTTTTGACTAATGATGAAGCCACCTACATGGGTGAAACCTTTTACTTCAATAATAAAGAAACAGTTCAAACTAAAACACAAGATTCTATAAAATTAGGTTCTTTGGGAGTGATGATCTGGACGCCAACGCAAGATGCCAATTTAGGTAGTCCGAGTCGTTTGACAGATGTTATTGCAGATACAATTGCAGATAGTAATAAGGTAGAATTAGATAAAGATATTCCCGTAGCAGAAGTCGCGATAGATAACGTGATTGAAAAAGTTAAAGAAGGCAAATCAGTTAACAAATGGTTATTAGTAAGTCTCTTAATGTTAATGGTTATTAGCTTATTATTATTTAGAGGCCATTTACCATTCTTGTTACCAAGTCAAATTAAAGGAAGAAAAGTTGACAAGATTAACTTAGGTAAATTAGTTGGTTTAATTTTATTAACAGTTTCTGTTTTAGCATTTATTATTGTTGTCTTGCCGTGGTATCTATCATTATTAATATTTGTTGGATTAGGTGCTGGTGGTTATTATATCTTAAAATAA
- a CDS encoding peptide MFS transporter, with the protein MESVPRTGFFGHPKGLGILFFVEFWERFSYYGMRAILLFYMYYSVTEGGLGLPMAMAQSIMSLYGALIFMTALLGGWLADRVLGSRRSLFIGATIIMLGHIVLSLPGGVPLFLLSMALIIIGSGLMKPNIANVVGGLYDKNDARMDSGFVIFYMSVNMGALASPMIVGQLQTTLGFHYGFAAAAIGMALALVVYAVYNRKSLGLVGKDIPNPLTEEEKGKYKKGAVVSVVALLAILAITYSTGILTFDTFSYFITGLGLILPIVYFLSMYRSTKTDATEKKRLLAYIPLFLSGVMFWSIQEQGSSILGTFADTKTQLDLSKVIGIDYTVPAAFFQSINPIFIVIFAPVISSLWGKLGKHNPSTAFKFTLGLFFAGISFLIMVIPTWGMVEGDKINPFWLILSFFLCVIGELCLSPVGQSATVKLAPKAFESTMLSLWLLSNATAQGLNAQLVRLYNVLDESQYFGFLGLMAIVLGIIILIISPWTKKMMGGIY; encoded by the coding sequence ATTGAGAGTGTTCCAAGGACTGGCTTCTTCGGACATCCAAAAGGATTAGGAATTCTATTCTTTGTAGAGTTCTGGGAAAGATTTAGTTACTATGGTATGAGAGCAATTCTTTTATTCTATATGTACTATTCAGTAACAGAGGGTGGTTTGGGCTTGCCGATGGCAATGGCTCAATCAATTATGTCATTATACGGCGCATTAATCTTTATGACAGCCTTATTAGGCGGATGGTTAGCTGATAGGGTGTTAGGTTCACGACGTTCACTATTTATTGGTGCTACAATTATTATGTTAGGTCATATTGTTTTATCATTACCTGGCGGGGTACCACTATTCTTACTATCAATGGCATTGATTATTATTGGATCAGGTTTAATGAAACCAAATATTGCCAACGTTGTAGGTGGTTTGTACGATAAAAATGATGCTCGTATGGATTCAGGTTTTGTTATTTTCTACATGTCAGTTAACATGGGAGCTCTTGCATCACCGATGATTGTTGGTCAATTACAGACAACATTAGGTTTCCACTATGGGTTTGCTGCAGCTGCAATCGGAATGGCTTTAGCCTTAGTTGTTTATGCTGTATATAATCGTAAGTCTTTAGGTTTAGTAGGGAAAGATATTCCAAATCCCTTAACTGAAGAAGAAAAAGGAAAATATAAAAAAGGAGCAGTCGTTAGTGTTGTTGCCTTATTAGCAATTTTAGCTATTACTTATTCAACAGGTATCTTAACGTTTGACACGTTCTCATATTTTATTACAGGTTTAGGTTTAATTTTACCGATTGTTTATTTCTTATCAATGTATCGTAGCACTAAGACAGATGCAACAGAGAAAAAACGTTTATTAGCTTATATTCCATTATTCCTTTCAGGTGTCATGTTTTGGTCAATTCAAGAGCAAGGGTCATCAATCTTAGGAACATTTGCTGACACAAAAACACAATTAGATTTAAGTAAAGTGATTGGAATTGATTATACTGTTCCAGCTGCTTTCTTCCAATCAATTAACCCAATTTTTATTGTTATTTTTGCACCAGTTATTTCAAGTTTATGGGGTAAATTAGGTAAACATAATCCTTCAACAGCATTTAAATTTACCTTAGGATTATTCTTTGCAGGTATTTCATTCTTAATCATGGTAATTCCTACTTGGGGCATGGTTGAAGGCGACAAAATTAATCCATTCTGGTTGATACTTTCATTTTTCTTATGCGTAATTGGAGAGCTTTGTTTATCACCAGTTGGTCAAAGTGCGACAGTTAAGTTGGCACCAAAAGCATTTGAGTCAACTATGTTAAGTTTGTGGTTACTATCAAATGCGACAGCTCAAGGTTTAAATGCTCAGTTAGTTAGATTATATAATGTTTTAGATGAGTCACAATATTTCGGATTCTTAGGTTTAATGGCGATTGTTTTAGGGATTATTATTTTGATTATCTCACCATGGACTAAGAAAATGATGGGTGGTATTTACTAA
- a CDS encoding hydroxymethylglutaryl-CoA reductase, degradative → MTSNISQFYKKTRVERLDLLKESGFLDNDSLALLNASPLLTEDVANSLIENQLAQFPLPLGVALNFIVDNKDVVVPMVVEEPSVIAAASNGAKFMRKHGGFITKVHKRALIGQIILTDIIDFQEAAQIIERHRDDIFEQTRLAHPSIVKRGGGLEEIDIRVIKNERNEDEFLTIHLIVNVKDAMGANIVNTILETVSQAIQKWLDAECLMSILSNFNDHSLVTSRCRVATQDLASSSMSGLEVAKKIVAATRYAQLDPYRAATHNKGIMNGIDSVLIATGNDSRAVEAGAHAYAARDGQYRSMSRWSLDEEGFLNGELTLPMPVGSVGGAISVLPLAKTSQQLMKAESALDIAKIVTSVGLAQNFSALKALVSEGIQRGHMSLHAKSLAIHVGAVNEEIDLLSEKLRLESTMNSEIASRLLQDIRKNK, encoded by the coding sequence ATGACATCTAATATTTCACAATTCTATAAAAAAACACGTGTTGAACGCTTAGACCTTTTAAAAGAGAGTGGCTTTTTAGACAATGATTCTCTGGCACTCCTTAATGCTAGTCCCTTGCTAACTGAGGATGTAGCTAATAGTTTAATTGAAAATCAACTCGCTCAATTCCCTCTCCCTTTAGGGGTAGCTCTTAACTTTATTGTTGATAACAAAGATGTGGTAGTGCCAATGGTTGTTGAAGAACCATCCGTTATTGCCGCGGCTAGTAATGGGGCTAAATTTATGCGGAAGCATGGGGGCTTTATAACTAAAGTTCACAAACGTGCTTTAATTGGTCAAATCATCTTAACTGATATTATTGATTTTCAAGAAGCCGCACAGATTATTGAACGTCATCGTGACGATATTTTTGAACAAACAAGATTAGCTCATCCCTCAATTGTCAAACGAGGGGGGGGCCTAGAGGAAATTGACATCCGTGTAATCAAAAATGAACGGAACGAAGATGAATTTTTAACCATTCATCTGATTGTAAATGTTAAAGACGCCATGGGAGCTAATATCGTCAATACTATTTTAGAAACAGTAAGCCAGGCAATCCAAAAATGGCTAGATGCCGAATGCTTAATGAGTATCTTAAGTAATTTTAATGATCATTCTCTTGTGACAAGTCGTTGTCGTGTCGCAACTCAAGATTTAGCAAGTTCTTCTATGAGTGGTTTAGAAGTTGCCAAAAAAATTGTTGCAGCCACACGTTACGCTCAACTAGACCCTTATCGTGCAGCTACACATAATAAAGGTATTATGAATGGTATTGACTCAGTTTTAATCGCAACAGGAAATGATAGCCGAGCAGTCGAAGCTGGCGCCCATGCCTATGCTGCTCGAGATGGACAGTATCGTAGCATGAGCCGTTGGTCTTTAGATGAGGAAGGATTCTTAAATGGCGAATTGACTTTGCCCATGCCTGTCGGATCTGTCGGTGGCGCTATCAGTGTCTTACCGCTTGCTAAAACAAGTCAGCAATTAATGAAAGCCGAATCTGCATTAGATATTGCTAAAATTGTTACTTCCGTCGGCTTAGCCCAAAATTTCTCTGCCTTGAAAGCATTAGTCAGCGAAGGCATTCAAAGGGGGCATATGAGCTTACATGCCAAATCTTTAGCGATTCATGTTGGGGCAGTCAACGAAGAAATTGATTTATTATCAGAAAAATTACGTCTTGAATCAACGATGAATTCAGAAATAGCTAGTCGCTTACTACAAGACATTCGAAAAAATAAATAA